One Thermovenabulum gondwanense DNA window includes the following coding sequences:
- a CDS encoding glutamate synthase-related protein: MKFSHPDFLVKINENCIKCKRCISECSFQVFTWEKDKIKISHEKCVACHRCTLYCPAAAITVVKFPAEYKENYLWAQEIIKDIWKQADTGGKILTGTGNDRPYPVLWDKILLDASQVTNPSIDPLREPMELRTYLGKKPEKLEFWCNKNGEVKLTTVMEPQIKLETPIIFAGMSYGAVSLNVHLILAKAAQELGTLMNTGEGGLPAELLPYKDNIVVQCASGRFGVSLEYLNSCAAVEIKIGQGAKPGIGGHLPGEKVTEDISRTRMIPSGTDAISPAPHHDIYSIEDLKQLIYAIKEATRYKKPVGVKIAAVHNVAAIASGVVRAGADIITIDGFRAGTGAAPKVIRDHVGIPIEIALAQVDEQLRREGIRHMASIIASGGIRNSADIIKAIALGADAVAIGTAALIALGCHLCQKCYTGLCPWGITTQKPELIKRLNVNEGVLRVTNLVKAWNLEIKEILGALGINSIESLRGNRERLRGIDLDEVYLDVLGIKPVGR; encoded by the coding sequence ATGAAATTTTCCCATCCTGACTTCTTAGTTAAAATAAATGAAAACTGTATAAAATGTAAACGTTGTATATCCGAATGCAGCTTTCAAGTTTTTACCTGGGAAAAAGATAAAATAAAAATCTCCCATGAAAAATGCGTAGCTTGCCATAGATGTACGCTATACTGTCCGGCAGCAGCAATAACTGTGGTGAAATTTCCTGCAGAATATAAAGAAAACTATCTCTGGGCTCAAGAGATTATTAAAGATATCTGGAAGCAGGCCGATACCGGCGGGAAAATATTAACCGGTACAGGAAACGATAGGCCTTATCCTGTATTGTGGGATAAAATCCTTCTGGATGCCAGTCAGGTGACCAACCCTTCCATAGATCCTTTACGAGAACCTATGGAGCTACGCACTTACTTAGGAAAGAAACCAGAAAAGTTAGAATTCTGGTGCAACAAAAATGGGGAAGTGAAGCTTACAACAGTAATGGAACCGCAAATAAAACTTGAAACTCCCATAATTTTTGCAGGTATGTCCTATGGAGCAGTAAGTTTAAATGTTCATCTAATTCTTGCAAAAGCCGCTCAAGAATTAGGCACCCTTATGAATACTGGAGAAGGGGGACTTCCTGCAGAGCTTTTACCCTATAAAGATAATATTGTAGTTCAATGTGCTTCCGGCAGGTTTGGAGTAAGCCTTGAATATCTTAACTCCTGTGCCGCCGTTGAAATTAAGATCGGGCAAGGGGCTAAACCAGGAATCGGTGGACATCTCCCCGGTGAAAAAGTTACAGAAGATATTTCACGAACCAGAATGATTCCATCGGGCACTGATGCCATATCGCCTGCACCTCATCACGATATTTATTCAATTGAGGACTTGAAACAGCTCATATATGCTATCAAAGAGGCTACTCGTTATAAAAAACCGGTAGGAGTGAAAATAGCCGCAGTTCACAACGTTGCCGCCATTGCAAGCGGCGTAGTTAGAGCAGGAGCTGATATTATTACCATTGATGGCTTTAGAGCTGGAACTGGAGCTGCACCAAAAGTTATAAGGGACCATGTGGGAATTCCCATAGAAATTGCCCTTGCTCAGGTTGATGAACAACTCAGAAGAGAAGGTATTCGTCATATGGCATCCATTATAGCAAGTGGTGGTATAAGAAATAGCGCTGATATAATAAAAGCTATTGCCCTGGGAGCGGATGCAGTAGCAATCGGTACAGCTGCTTTGATAGCATTGGGTTGCCATTTATGCCAGAAGTGTTATACTGGGCTTTGCCCGTGGGGGATAACTACCCAAAAGCCTGAATTAATAAAGCGTCTGAATGTAAATGAAGGAGTTTTAAGAGTAACCAATTTAGTAAAGGCGTGGAATCTGGAAATAAAAGAAATTCTTGGAGCTCTCGGAATAAATTCCATAGAAAGTCTTAGAGGCAATAGAGAAAGGTTGAGGGGCATTGATCTGGATGAGGTTTACTTGGATGTGCTGGGAATAAAACCGGTAGGCAGATAA